From Kitasatospora sp. MAP12-44:
AGGGTGGCCGACAGCCTGGCCAGCCGGTGGCCCAGCGCCCGGGCGTGCGCGAGCTCGCCGGCCTGCCAGGCCTCGTACAGCTCCACGAACCGCGCGGTGCACAGGTGCGCGGAGGCCAGGATGCCGCCGCTCGCGCCGAGCGCCAGCAGCGGCGAGAGCAGCGCGTCCTCGCCGACCAGCACGGCGAAGTCCGCGGGCAGCTCGCCGAGGAAGGCCATCGCGTCCTGGTCGAGCACGCCGGGCGCGTACTTGACGCCGGCGATCCCGGGCAGCTCGGCCAGCCGGCGCAGGGTGTCCGCGCCGAGCTGCTGCCCGGTGCGGTAGGGGATGTGGTAGACGATCAGCGGCACCGGGCTGTGCGCCGCCAGCTCGGTGAAGTGCGCGAGCACGCCGGCCTCCGAGGGCCGGGTGAAGTGGGGGACGATCGACAGCGCGGCGCCGGTCCGCGGCCACCGCTTGAGCTCCTGCAGCGCCCGGACGGCGCCCCGGGTGTCGTTGCCGCCGGCGCCGACCGTGAGCACCGCGCCGCGCTCCTCGCAGACCCGGGCGCAGATCTCGGTGACCGCCAGCTTCTCCGCCTCGTCCAGGGTGGCCGGCTCGCCGGTGGTGCCGAGCACCACCAGGCCCGCCGCGCCGTCGTCGAGCACCCCGTGCGCCAGGGCTTCGAGCGCCTCGGGGTCGAAGGCGCCGTCGGCGGTGAACGGGGTGATCAGCGGGATGTGGATGCCGTGCAGGTACGGGTGCATGCGGTCGAGCCTGCCGCAGCCCGCTGTGCGGGTCCAGTTCGCTTTTCCATCGCAACCCGTAAGCTGAGCCGATGCTCGATGTCCGACGCCTGCGCCTCCTGCGGGAGCTCGCCCACCGCGGCACCATCGCCGCCGTCGCCGAGGCCCTGTCGTTCAGCGCCTCCGCCGTCTCCCAGCAGCTCACCGTGCTCGAACGCGAGGCCGGCGTACCGCTGCTGGAGCGCACCGGGCGGCGGGTGGTGCTCACCCCGGCCGCGCACAACCTGGTCGCGCACGCCGAGGCGGTGCTCGCCCGACTGGAGCAGGCCTCGGCCGAACTCGCCGGTGCGCGCAGCGGGTTGGGCGGTCCCCTGCGGATCGCGACGTTCCCCTCCGCCGCCCGGGTGGCGATCCCGCCGGCCCTGGCCGCGCTGGCCCGCGAGCACCCCGGGCTGCAGCCGATGGTCTCCGAGCTGGACCCGGCGGCGGTCGCGGACGCCCTGCGGACCGGCGAGTTGGACGTCGCCCTGATGCACGACTACGACTTCGTACCCGCCGCACCCGAGCCGGGCGTGGAGAGCCGCCCGCTCTTCGAGGAGGCGATGTACCTCGCCCTGCCTGCCCCCGCGCCGAGCCCGGGCACCGACGCGGAGCTGATCGGTCGCTGCCGCGAGGCCGACTGGATCACCTCGACCCCGGGCACGCTCTGCCAGGCGATGGCCGTCCGGGCCTGCCAGGCCGCCGGCTTCGCCCCACGGGTCCGCCACCAGATCGACGACTTCGCCACCGTGCTGGCCCTGGTCGCGGTCGGCCAGGGGGTCGCCCTGGTGCCCGAACTCGGCACCCTCGACCCACCGCCCGGGGTGACGCTGTGCCAGCTGACGATGTGCCGGCGCACCACCGTCGCCTTCCGCACCGGCTCCGCCGCCCACCCCGCGGTGGCCGCTTTCACCGCCGCCGTCCAGGCCGCGCTACCCGCCGGTTTGCGGCCGACGTAACGATTGGTTCGCAAGCCATGGCAAAGCCTTCCCCAAGGGGCATCCCCACGGATAGAAACAGCTGAGGGCAAGTCACGATGAGATGAGCGGGAGTATGAGCAACAACCAACCTCCGGGGTACGGCTACCCGTCAGACCCGCAGAACCCCTACGGCCAGCAGCCGCCGCAGGGCGTGCCGCCGCAGAACCCGTACGGCCAGAACCCCTACGGTCAGCAGCCCCCGGCCGGCCCGCCGCAGGGCCCCTACGACCCGCAGCAGCCGCCGCCGTACGGCTACCCGCAGGACGCCCAGGCGCAGCAGCCCTACGCCTACCCGCAGGGTGCCCCCGGCCAGCAGCCGTACGGGCAGCCGCTGTTCGGCCAGAGCGCCGGTCCGGCCTGGCTGGGCGCACCGAGCCAGTACGGCGGCCCGGGCCGCACGATGGCGAGCGCCGGTGACCGCTTCCTGGCCCGGCTGATCGACCTCGCCGTGCTGATCATCCCGATCTTCCTGGTCGAGTTCGTCATCTTCGCCAGCCTCGGCACCATCGTCGCGGGCATCATCGGCACGCTGCTGGTGTTCGGCTACGAGGCCGCCATGCTGCTCACCCAGAACCAGCAGACGATCGGCAAGAAGGCCATGAAGCTGCGGGTGGTGTCGCTGGAGCACGGCGGCCGCCCGGTGGACAACCAGCTCTGGACCCGCGCGGCGGTCTACGGCCTGCCGCAGGCGGTCTACTGCCTGGGCAGCCTGTTCTCGCTGCTCGACAGCCTGTGGCTGCTCTGGGACAAGCCGTTCCAGCAGTGCCTGCACGACAAGGCCGCCAAGACCGTGGTGGTCAA
This genomic window contains:
- a CDS encoding 4-hydroxy-tetrahydrodipicolinate synthase — translated: MHPYLHGIHIPLITPFTADGAFDPEALEALAHGVLDDGAAGLVVLGTTGEPATLDEAEKLAVTEICARVCEERGAVLTVGAGGNDTRGAVRALQELKRWPRTGAALSIVPHFTRPSEAGVLAHFTELAAHSPVPLIVYHIPYRTGQQLGADTLRRLAELPGIAGVKYAPGVLDQDAMAFLGELPADFAVLVGEDALLSPLLALGASGGILASAHLCTARFVELYEAWQAGELAHARALGHRLARLSATLFAEPNPTVIKGVLHAQGRIPSAAVRLPLLPAGPAAVATALAAAASLP
- a CDS encoding LysR family transcriptional regulator, whose product is MLDVRRLRLLRELAHRGTIAAVAEALSFSASAVSQQLTVLEREAGVPLLERTGRRVVLTPAAHNLVAHAEAVLARLEQASAELAGARSGLGGPLRIATFPSAARVAIPPALAALAREHPGLQPMVSELDPAAVADALRTGELDVALMHDYDFVPAAPEPGVESRPLFEEAMYLALPAPAPSPGTDAELIGRCREADWITSTPGTLCQAMAVRACQAAGFAPRVRHQIDDFATVLALVAVGQGVALVPELGTLDPPPGVTLCQLTMCRRTTVAFRTGSAAHPAVAAFTAAVQAALPAGLRPT
- a CDS encoding RDD family protein produces the protein MSNNQPPGYGYPSDPQNPYGQQPPQGVPPQNPYGQNPYGQQPPAGPPQGPYDPQQPPPYGYPQDAQAQQPYAYPQGAPGQQPYGQPLFGQSAGPAWLGAPSQYGGPGRTMASAGDRFLARLIDLAVLIIPIFLVEFVIFASLGTIVAGIIGTLLVFGYEAAMLLTQNQQTIGKKAMKLRVVSLEHGGRPVDNQLWTRAAVYGLPQAVYCLGSLFSLLDSLWLLWDKPFQQCLHDKAAKTVVVKEG